The Candidatus Neomarinimicrobiota bacterium genome includes a region encoding these proteins:
- a CDS encoding insulinase family protein gives MKKTSLIKLLILSFHLITCSPPAPLAQPEQVVAQQDQILPLDPKINTGVLENGLKYFIRVNQKPEKRAELRLVVNAGSVLENNDQQGIAHLVEHMGFNGTEHFAKQELVDYVESIGMGFGPHLNAYTSFDETVYMLRVPTDSAEMVVKAFQILSDWAQGMTFDSNEIDKERGVVIEEWRRGLGAQARMRDKQFPILFHDSKYAVRLPIGQKAVLDTASHETIIQFYRDWYRPDLMAVIAVGNFDADEIERLVREQFSGLENPDEPRQRTFYPVPDHKETLVALASDREATGSRVAVYYKQDVQAEETVSDYRDRIIMGLYNSMLNNRLDELRQSADPPFLGGFSYQGRFIRTKEVYVLLAAVKDNGIGRGLETLLVEAERVARHGFTQSELERQKKNVIRSMERAYQERDKTQSRVFASEYIRHFLEGEPIPGIEYELELYRKFLPEIALEEVNRLARQWLVDENRVIMVNLPEKEGVVTPEDDDLLAMFDLVETAEITPYEDELSDAPLLAELPQAGHIVNGQTIPELDVTLWELSNGVRIFLKETDFKNDEILLRATSPGGHSLVDDQDYIAASTAAVVITAGGVGPFDRITLEKFLAGKVVNVSPSISSLTEGFSASASPQDMETMFQLIYAYFTSPRKDSTAYLAYREQMRGWLENRSATPEAAFRDTIQVTLSQHHFRTRPWTLEMLDEMDLQASYSFFRERFADASDFTFFIIGNFDVQEIQPLVLQYLGGLPAGNRSETWRDVGIELPPGKIEKIVRRGVEPKSSTRMVFSGPFEWTPKNRYDLNAMAHVLRIKLREKIREDESGSYSIGVSASPAHYPDEEYSITIRFGSDPERAQELSETVLVQIDSLVNYGTTEKYLTKVKERQRRQRETGMKENGFWIRDLAFYDYHKEALTSIIEYDKLIDSLTLGTIQAAARKYLTTENYVKIVLYPESMP, from the coding sequence GTGAAGAAAACATCTCTTATAAAACTACTGATTCTGAGCTTTCATTTGATTACCTGCTCTCCGCCGGCGCCGCTGGCTCAACCGGAACAGGTGGTGGCGCAACAAGATCAGATACTGCCTCTCGATCCAAAGATCAACACAGGTGTTCTTGAGAACGGATTGAAGTACTTCATTCGTGTTAATCAGAAACCGGAAAAGCGTGCCGAACTGAGGCTGGTGGTGAACGCCGGTTCTGTACTGGAAAATAATGATCAGCAGGGTATCGCTCATCTCGTAGAACACATGGGATTCAACGGCACCGAGCACTTCGCGAAACAGGAACTGGTGGACTATGTGGAATCCATCGGCATGGGTTTCGGTCCACACCTCAACGCCTATACCAGTTTTGATGAGACGGTCTATATGCTCCGAGTGCCCACAGACAGTGCGGAGATGGTAGTGAAGGCGTTTCAGATTCTGAGCGACTGGGCGCAAGGGATGACTTTCGATTCCAATGAGATCGACAAGGAGCGGGGCGTTGTCATTGAAGAGTGGCGGCGCGGCCTCGGCGCCCAGGCGAGGATGAGGGATAAGCAGTTCCCCATCCTTTTCCACGATTCCAAGTATGCCGTCCGCCTGCCCATCGGCCAGAAGGCAGTTCTTGACACAGCCAGTCATGAGACTATTATTCAGTTCTACCGCGACTGGTACCGGCCCGATCTTATGGCTGTCATCGCTGTAGGAAACTTCGATGCTGACGAGATCGAGCGCCTCGTCCGGGAGCAATTTTCCGGTCTCGAGAATCCTGATGAACCGAGGCAGAGAACGTTCTACCCCGTACCGGATCACAAGGAGACGCTTGTGGCTCTGGCATCAGATCGGGAGGCAACAGGTTCGCGCGTAGCTGTCTATTATAAACAGGATGTACAGGCTGAAGAGACCGTATCGGATTATCGGGATCGGATTATCATGGGGCTCTACAATAGTATGCTTAACAACAGGCTTGATGAACTGAGGCAGAGCGCCGATCCCCCATTTCTGGGCGGCTTTTCCTATCAGGGGCGATTCATCAGGACGAAGGAAGTTTATGTATTGCTGGCGGCGGTCAAGGACAACGGCATTGGACGGGGACTCGAAACTCTTCTGGTGGAGGCCGAAAGGGTGGCTCGTCACGGCTTCACGCAGTCAGAGCTGGAGCGGCAGAAGAAGAACGTGATCCGCTCTATGGAACGGGCATATCAAGAAAGGGATAAGACACAGTCGCGTGTCTTTGCCAGCGAATACATCAGACACTTTCTTGAAGGAGAGCCTATTCCCGGTATCGAGTATGAATTGGAGCTGTATCGAAAGTTCCTTCCCGAGATAGCTCTGGAAGAGGTCAACCGTCTGGCGCGCCAGTGGTTGGTGGATGAAAACAGGGTCATCATGGTGAATCTCCCCGAGAAAGAGGGGGTTGTCACGCCCGAAGATGATGACCTTCTTGCCATGTTTGACTTGGTGGAAACAGCCGAGATCACGCCATACGAGGATGAGCTTTCCGATGCGCCTCTCCTTGCTGAATTACCGCAAGCGGGGCATATTGTGAACGGACAGACGATTCCCGAGCTGGATGTAACGCTGTGGGAATTGAGCAACGGTGTACGCATCTTCTTGAAAGAGACAGACTTCAAGAATGATGAAATTCTCCTCCGGGCGACAAGCCCCGGCGGCCACTCACTGGTGGATGATCAGGACTACATTGCCGCATCGACGGCTGCCGTCGTTATAACTGCGGGAGGTGTCGGTCCGTTCGACCGTATCACGCTGGAAAAATTTCTGGCCGGCAAGGTGGTGAACGTATCTCCATCCATATCGTCACTGACTGAAGGTTTCTCCGCCTCAGCGTCGCCCCAAGATATGGAAACCATGTTCCAGCTGATCTACGCCTACTTCACTTCGCCCAGAAAAGACAGCACGGCCTACCTGGCGTACAGGGAACAGATGCGGGGGTGGCTGGAGAATCGCAGTGCCACGCCGGAAGCTGCCTTCCGTGATACGATTCAGGTGACCCTGTCACAGCACCATTTCCGTACGCGGCCTTGGACGCTCGAGATGCTAGACGAGATGGATCTGCAGGCGTCGTACTCGTTCTTTCGGGAGCGGTTCGCTGACGCCAGCGATTTCACTTTTTTCATTATCGGGAATTTTGATGTGCAGGAAATCCAACCGCTGGTGCTGCAGTACCTGGGTGGTCTGCCTGCCGGGAACAGGAGCGAGACGTGGCGGGATGTGGGTATTGAATTACCACCGGGCAAGATTGAAAAAATAGTCCGTCGCGGCGTGGAACCGAAAAGCTCTACCCGGATGGTATTCTCGGGACCGTTTGAATGGACGCCTAAGAACAGGTACGATCTGAATGCCATGGCGCACGTGCTGCGGATTAAACTGAGAGAGAAGATTCGGGAAGACGAGAGCGGCAGTTACAGCATAGGAGTGAGCGCATCGCCGGCGCACTACCCGGATGAGGAGTACAGTATCACGATTCGGTTCGGCAGCGATCCCGAGCGGGCGCAGGAATTGAGCGAGACTGTCTTAGTACAGATCGATTCGCTGGTGAACTACGGTACGACTGAGAAGTATCTGACAAAAGTGAAAGAACGCCAGCGCAGGCAGAGAGAGACAGGGATGAAGGAGAACGGTTTCTGGATTCGGGATCTCGCCTTCTACGATTATCATAAAGAAGCGCTCACCTCTATTATTGAGTACGATAAACTGATCGATAGTCTGACTCTCGGCACCATACAGGCGGCAGCCAGGAAGTATCTGACCACCGAAAACTATGTAAAGATTGTCCTCTACCCGGAATCGATGCCGTGA
- a CDS encoding transglutaminase domain-containing protein: YFGHHPANRFEFSRGRDLEFDPGPASGPINFLAYPVLEIGGKPVKAKTEFSFNRNVSPN; this comes from the coding sequence CTATTTCGGACATCATCCTGCGAATCGTTTCGAATTCAGTCGTGGCAGGGACCTTGAGTTTGATCCGGGACCCGCTTCAGGACCGATCAATTTTCTTGCCTATCCGGTATTGGAAATTGGAGGCAAACCGGTAAAAGCGAAAACCGAGTTCTCCTTCAATCGTAACGTTTCTCCCAATTAA